In Malassezia japonica chromosome 2, complete sequence, one DNA window encodes the following:
- a CDS encoding uncharacterized protein (antiSMASH:Cluster_1; EggNog:ENOG503PM2N; COG:S), whose product MASQMSNGPEGARVIVLNEYDPIVLETSSEQSSNSEPIKYPNTEEFLHRTMHCEIPPSSADVTFRDVPLTCDEIDLYTPRWRRGSYKDRFGWCHLCEKGGWYSMKRSQYLYHMQVYHGVSNLTKVVMRATVIRGILVRKTKDHS is encoded by the exons ATGGCGAGCCAGATGAGCAACGGCCCCGAAGGCGCCCGCGTCATTGTGCTGAACGAGTACGACCCTATCGTCCTAGAGACGTCTTCCGAGCAAAGCAGCAATTCCGAGCCCATCAAGTATCCGAATACGGAGGAGTTCCTGCACCGCACCATGCACTGTGAAATTCCGCCGTCGTCCGCGGATGTCACCTTCCGCGATGTTCCCCTGACCTGCGATGAAATCGACTTATACACCCCTCGATGGCGTCGTGGAAGCTACAAGGACCGCTTCGGTTGGTGCCACTTGTGCGAAAAAGGCGGATGGTACTCGATGAAGCGGAGCCAGTATCTCTACCACATGCAGGTGTACCATGGCGTGAGCAACCTCACCAAGGTAGT CATGCGCGCCACTGTCATCCGCGGCATTCTGGTGCGAAAGACGAAAGACCACTCATGA
- a CDS encoding uncharacterized protein (SMCOG1062:glycosyltransferase; SMCOG1062: MGT family; antiSMASH:Cluster_1; CAZy:GT1), translated as MLRATGMASATMTAPAAPPLVLFASLGNVGQLNPLLAIAECFAKQHSGVRTVLATSRERERAVRAAGLEFLAIWDSCELSEETCRRFNDAGIRNVDAMVYNCTELLRSEANYRLPAARLEAWVAEHRPWLMVCDTLTEAALSVALRAQVPFIVNTPLPPYFNFPECLPKIFPPFGSGTSLVKISWWHRLYDLAVVVRYGYALVTKLKPIIDQDSAAGVPAPDAYGAGAVAFFNNTSPLLADPRVAWPDKVQWIGTVLSETSARLVQPKHFAEAWARVGDDPANQPLHTWMETAKSSGSPIVVVSLGSIYRLDAPRVQAIYDALRPLPVHVLWKLSASEQAHLPPDARTNDRFWVLEWFTDPMLVLAHPSVKLHINHGGANTLHEALYFGKPQVCLPAWLDCFDFAMRLQDAGAGRSIDTAPHLDATQLLVAAKEVLFDNPSYVERAARLADDLRARGGAAAAAALVAETLQVRRSTL; from the coding sequence ATGTTGCGTGCGACCGGCATGGCCAGCGCAACGATGACTGCAccggccgcaccgccgctcgtgctttttgcgtcgctcggcaacGTGGGCCAGCTGAACCCCTTGCTTGCGATAGCCGAGTGCTTTGCAAAGCAACACTCCGGGGTGCGCACGGTACTCGCCACGTCgcgtgagcgcgagcgcgcggtaCGCGCGGCGGGGCTCGAGTTCCTCGCGATATGGGACTCGTGCGAGCTATCGGAAGAGACGTGCCGCCGTTTTAACGATGCAGGTATCCGGAACGTGGACGCAATGGTCTACAACTGCACAGAACTACTTCGTAGTGAGGCCAACTACCGTCTGCCGGCCGCACGATTGGAGGCTTGGGTCGCGGAACACCGCCCATGGCTCATGGTATGCGACACCCTGACCGAGGCGGCACTCTCTGTAGCACTGCGCGCGCAGGTACCTTTTATCGTCAATACGCCATTGCCGCCGTACTTCAACTTTCCCGAGTGTCTTCCGAAAATCTTTCCGCCATTCGGTTCGGGGACGAGCCTGGTGAAAATTTCCTGGTGGCACCGCCTGTACGACTTGGCAGTCGTCGTGCGGTACGGCTACGCGCTGGTCACAAAGTTGAAGCCCATCATTGACCAAGACAGCGCGGCGGGGGTccctgcgccggacgcgtaTGGCGCGGGCGCTGTCGCATTCTTCAACAACACCAGCCCGCTCTTGGCCGACCCGCGCGTGGCTTGGCCAGACAAGGTGCAGTGGATCGGCACTGTGCTGTCCGAGACTTCCGCTCGCCTCGTACAGCCAAAGCACTTTGCGGAAGCATGGGCCAGGGTGGGCGACGACCCTGCCAACCAGCCGCTGCATACGTGGATGGAGACCGCAAAGTCGAGCGGGTCTCCGATCGTGGTCGTGTCGCTCGGATCGATATACCggctcgacgcgcctcgcgtcCAGGCTATCTACGACGCACTACGTCCCTTGCCCGTTCACGTGCTGTGGAAGCtgagcgcgagcgagcaggcgcatcTGCCGCCTGACGCACGCACCAACGATCGGTTCTGGGTGCTCGAGTGGTTTACCGACCCGATGCTTGTACTTGCACACCCCAGCGTCAAGCTACACATCAaccacggcggcgcaaacACGCTGCACGAAGCCTTGTACTTTGGCAAACCGCAGGTGTGCCTGCCCGCCTGGCTGGACTGCTTCGACTTTGCCATGCGGCTCCAGGACGCGGGCGCTGGCCGCTCGATTGACACCGCAccgcacctcgacgctACACAGCTTCTTGTGGCGGCCAAAGAGGTGCTATTCGACAACCCAAGCTACGTGGAacgtgccgcgcgcttAGCCGACGACCTGCGggcccgcggcggcgcagcggcggcggcagcgctcgtcgccgagacgctTCAAGTTCGCCGTAGCACTTTGTAG
- the ACC1_1 gene encoding acetyl-coenzyme-A carboxylase (SMCOG1059:acetyl-CoA carboxylase; SMCOG1059: carboxyl transferase; SMCOG1059:; antiSMASH:Cluster_1; EggNog:ENOG503NUU6; COG:I) produces the protein MPSMAPPPGTRSGLCDEPRMLVDDFVRARGGHCAVSKLLICNNGLAAVKCIRSIRMWAYMTFGDEQYIRLADMYFELPAGGNANNFANVDLIVDVAQRAGVHAVWPGWGHASEDPRLPEQLAALSPPIAFMGPPAAAMHALGDKISSMIVAQHAGLPCLPWSGSEVCETEIGADGCVSVPRAAYARACLRDAEHGLACAHAIGFPVMLKASEGGGGKGIRMCHSPESFTQLYGAVLGEVPGSPVFLMKLAEDARHLEVQLLADQHGQVVSLYGRDCSVQRRHQKIMEEAPICIAPPHVCRAMEQASVRLAELVGYQSVGTVEWLYTPETEAYTFLELNPRLQVEHPTTEMVTGINIPAAQLQVAMGIPLQQIDSVCALYGVPRGAGVWRALHKEARAPQGHVVACRITAENPDEGFQPNLGALHELQLRSGPGTWGYFSIGAHGALHKYADSQFGHVFVHAKDRDEARRQMVVALKALSVHGEFRTTVEYLVTLLESPAFARNAVTTGWLDALLRDKAPQKRVALHVAVLCGAAVRAQLLARTSRDEFRLALRRGQAPPCGTLRVVYAMEFVYDGKLFAVEARQCAPREWALCINSQTAHVDVRELSDGGMLVRLSGRAHTVYWSEDAAQLRLSINGQTCVFEEEQDPSRICCSTPGKLVRFLVCEHEHVAAGTSIAEIEVMKMYLPVVAEVGGAVSFARAPGETLAAGDLVAVLAVDDASLFRRPAPFAGAWPTGAPAELPSREPHQRLAHARAALEHVLAGYLVKDIDTAVDTFVAMLREPSLPFAQLREALARAHSRVPLAVQRALHAALDEACGVFPVQALRRTLDRVADADAAAALAPAVAVVEEHRFGLAYYECAALCALFAQYAAVEAVFAGGPDAVLRRREAGDSEDAILALQLSHEGCASKNALILQLLEPHVQDADLVSNAAGAQDMVRALQSLSVLRGAAVAPVALKAREILLCAQLPSFATRREQMERTLRTSILARTGRASTPHTPGLEPLLTLSATTHRTVDVLQTFFAHPSPGVAYAALATYVLRAYRVYDILSFRPATLRVGGHACALLTWAFRMPPGLLSDRTKERQASVTDLAAHKAHRSVPPPLRQGAMTCCARCVQLEELVSRALPCLDAPADEPVHVLTVAVVGERRPQSELRPEIAQVIARQAPALARAGVCRVTVLVGRERLYPLYITWRRSGEHWGEEQGIQNVEPALAHELELDRMLAHFDVAPVQLNSSTVYLYHARGTRNRADVRFFVRVLVRPMPPPRDVREYVLVESERVLVESLDCLEVALGQHAYCAADGSHLFLSWLFPIDLALKDILGVVRTLAERYTERFTRLRVEEAEMRIMLSGGGQPRRVHVFVSAMSAFQLRYEVYDEEALPSGDTVLRTITAPSCCPARGGTSIHTPYTNRSALATRRACAERLGTTFVYDLVDALRHALCAQRRQASDTDPVVSATELVLGADGLAPTSRAPAQNTVGMVVWHLVLATEEYPAGRPLYLAANDISVQAGSVGPAEAALFSAAAARARAEKVPFLYVSANSGARLGLVPDVLDKFRAKLRDDAAGGIEYLYLDDAALAALRPGCVRTRAVRAPDGTTHHVLTDIIGAADAGLGVESLSGSGRAAGEMSRAREAIFTATIVTGRSVGIGAYLARLSGRVIQVESAPMVLTGFQALNQLLGRQVYVSNMQLGGPQVMAHNGVSHLVARSDLDAMHAYVRWLSYVPAHAGAPLPRSPSLDPVERTVAYVPPAAAYDPRLLIVGDAHAPGLFDRGSFQETLPEWATSVVVGRARLGGIPFGVIAAETRMLERVVPADPANPHSTEQRVLEAGLVWYPNSALKTAQAITDFHREGLPLLVLANWRGFSGGQQDMRDEMLTQGSKIVDALAAYTRPVFVHLPPRAELRGGSWVVLDSAVSASGHMEMSADPSARGGVLEAAGLVEIKFRTDRQRAVMERLDAGYAELAARQRTATDRDARATAAARAAERERELAPLYHTIALEYADAHDRAGRMLATGVLRRTVAWEGARAYFYWRARRRLAELRAQQALLRADTALDADAAQALVYDAAGYKESDSDQAAVHRLDAADAAIQTAIATAQARAVRAALDALSPEARRMALADK, from the exons ATGCCGTCCATGGCTCCTCCTCCGGGCACGCGCTCTGGCCTctgcgacgagccgcggATGCTGGTCGACGACTTTGtccgcgcacgcggcgggcACTGCGCCGTGTCCAAGCTACTGATATGCAACAATGGCCTGGCTGCCGTCAAGTGCATCCGCTCGATCCGCATGTGGGCCTACATGACGTTTGGCGACGAAC AGTACATCCGCCTCGCAGACATGTACTTTGAGCTGCCCGCGGGCGGGAATGCAAACAACTTTGCCAACGTCGACTTgatcgtcgacgtcgcccagcgcgcgggCGTCCACGCAGTGTGGCCCGGCTGGGGGCATGCGTCCGAGGATCCTCGTCTGCCGGAgcagcttgcggcgctctcgCCGCCCATCGCATTCATGGGCCCGCCCGCAGCGGCgatgcacgcgctcggtgaCAAAATATCGTCAATgatcgtcgcgcagcacgcgggACTCCCCTGCCTGCCCTGGAGCGGCTCGGAGGTGTGCGAGACAGAAATTGGGGCGGACGGGTGCGTgtccgtgccgcgcgccgcgtacgcgcgtgcgtgccttCGGGACGCAGAGCACGGCCTGGCGTGCGCACATGCGATCGGCTTCCCCGTGATGCTCAAAGCGAGCGAGGGCGGGGGCGGGAAGGGCATCCGCATGTGCCACAGCCCAGAGAGCTTTACGCAGCTCTACGgcgcggtcctcggcgaggtgccAGGCTCGCCCGTGTTTCTCAtgaagctcgccgaggacgcgcGGCACCTCGAGGtccagctgctcgccgaccagcaCGGCCAGGTGGTCAGCCTGTATGGGCGCGACTGCtccgtgcagcgccgccaccAAAAGATCATGGAAGAAGCACCGATATGCATCGCTCCCCCCCACGTGTGCCGCGCGATGGAGCAGGCATCcgtacgcctcgccgagctcgtcggctaCCAGTCCGTGGGCACAGTCGAATGGCTCTATACGCCCGAGACAGAGGCCTACACGTTCCTCGAGCTGAATCCCCGCCTACAGGTCGAGCACCCCACGACGGAAATGGTCACGGGAATCAACATCCCTGCCGCACAGCTCCAGGTAGCGATGGGCATCCCACTGCAGCAAATCGACAGCGTCTGCGCCCTGTACGGCGTCCCTCGTGGCGCCGGCGTGTGGAGGGCACTGCACAAGGAggcccgtgcgccgcaaggccACGTGGTCGCGTGCCGCATCACCGCCGAGAACCCCGACGAAGGCTTCCAGCCCaacctcggcgcgctgcacgagctccaGCTGCGCTCGGGCCCTGGGACATGGGGCTACTTTAGCAtcggtgcgcacggtgcgctgcacaaGTATGCAGACTCGCAATTTGGCCACGTTTTCGTCCATGCTAAggaccgcgacgaggcgcgccgccagatggtcgtcgcgctcaaggcgctgTCGGTCCACGGCGAGTTTCGCACCACAGTCGAGTACCTCGTGACACTGCTCGAATCGCCTGCATTTGCACGCAATGCAGTGACCACCGGCTGGCTCGATGCTCTGCTCCGCGACAAGGCGCCCCAaaagcgcgtcgcgctccacgtcgcggtgctgtgcggcgcggcggtgcgtgcgcagctacttgcgcgcacgtcgcgcgacgaaTTTCGGCTCGCTCTGCGGCGGGGGCAGGCGCCCCCATGCGGGACGCTGCGCGTGGTGTACGCGATGGAGTTTGTGTACGACGGCAAGCTcttcgccgtcgaggcacgccagtgtgcgccgcgcgagtgGGCGCTTTGCATAAACTCACAGACGGCGCACGTAGATGTGCGCGAGCTGAGCGACGGGGGTATGCTTGTGCGCCTGTCGGGGCGCGCACACACCGTGTACTGGAGCGAGGATGcagcgcagctgcgcctctcGATCAACGGGCAGACGTGCGTCTTTGAAGAGGAGCAGGACCCGTCGCGCatctgctgctcgacgccgggcAAGCTCGTGCGCTTCCTCGTTTgcgagcacgagcacgtcgccgcgggcacgagcatcgccgagatcgaggtGATGAAAATGTACCTGccggtcgtcgccgaggtgggcggcgccgtgtCTTTTGCGCGCGCCCCGGGCGAGACACTCGCTGCAGGAGACCTCGTCGCAGTGCTCGCCGTAGACGACGCATCGCTGTTTCGGCGCCCAGCGCCGTTTGCGGGCGCGTGGCCGACCGGAGCGCCGGCAGAGCTCCCCAGCCGCGAGCcgcaccagcgcctggcgcacgcacgcgcggcgctaGAGCATGTGCTTGCCGGCTACCTCGTCAAGGACATTGACACGGCCGTAGACACGTTTGTCgcgatgctgcgcgagcCCTCCCTGCCgttcgcgcagctgcgcgaggcactcgcgcgcgcgcacagCCGCGTCCCTCTGGCGGTACAACGCGCactgcacgccgcgctcgacgaggcctgCGGCGTGTTTCcagtgcaggcgctgcgccgcaccctCGACCGGGTCGCGGACGcagacgcggccgcggcactCGCGCCCGCGGTGGCGGTCGTCGAAGAGCACCGTTTCGGCCTGGCGTACTACGAGTGTGCCGCGCTCTgtgcgctctttgcgcagtACGCCGCAGTTGAGGCCGTGTTTGCAGGCGGCCCGGatgcggtgctgcgccgccgcgaggcgggcgaTTCCGAGGATGCgatcctcgcgctgcagctctcGCACGAGGGGTGTGCAAGCAAGAATGCGCTCATCctccagctgctcgagcccCACGTCCAGGACGCAGACCTGGTGAGTAACGCGGCGGGTGCGCAGGACatggtgcgtgcgctgcagagcctgtcggtgctgcgcggcgccgccgtcgcgccggtcgcACTCAAAGCACGCGAGATTCTCCTCTGCGCGCAGCTCCCCAGCtttgcgacgcgccgcgagcagatggagcgcacgctgcgcacgagcatcctcgcgcgcaccggGCGTGCCTCGACGCCCCATACGCCGGgcctcgagccgctgctgacgctgagcgcgacgacgcaccgcaccgtcgacgtgctgcagACGTTCTTTGCGCACCCCTCTCCAGGCGTCgcgtacgcggcgctcgcgacgtacgtccTGCGCGCGTACCGCGTCTACGACATCCTCTCGTTCCGCccggcgacgctgcgcgtggGGGGGCACGCCTGTGCACTGCTCACCTGGGCGTTCCGCATGCCGCCCGGCCTGCTCAGCGACCGCACAAAAGAGCGGCAGGCGTCGGTCACGGACCTCGCCGCACACAAGGCACACCGCAGCgtaccgccgccgctgcgccaaggcgccatgacctgctgcgcgaggtgcgtgcagctcgaggagctcgtctcgcgtgcgctgccgtgtctcgacgcgccggcggacgAGCCCGTGCATGTGCTGACTGTCGCCGTCGtgggcgagcgccggccgcaGTCGGAGCTGCGCCCGGAAATCGCGCAGGTCATTGCGCGCCAGGCcccggcgctcgcccgcGCGGGTGTGTGCCGCGTGACGGTGCTCGtgggccgcgagcgcctctaCCCGCTGTACATCACctggcgccgcagcggcgagcacTGGGGGGAGGAACAGGGGATCCAAAACGTGGAGcccgcgctggcgcacgagctcgagctggaccGGATGCTCGCGCACTTTGACGTGGCGCCGGTACAGCTCAATTCGTCCACGGTCTACCTCTACCACGCCCGGGGCACACGCAaccgcgccgacgtgcgcttctttgtgcgcgtgctcgtgcgcccgatgcccccgccgcgcgacgtgcgcgagtacgtcctggtcgagagcgagcgcgtgctcgtcgagagCCTCGACTgcctcgaggtcgcgcTGGGGCAGCACGCGTACTGCGCCGCAGACGGCTCGCACCTCTTTCTCTCGTGGCTCTTTCCCATTGACCTCGCGCTCAAGGACATTCTCGGcgtggtgcgcacgctcgccgagcgctacACGGAGCGCTTCACACGCCTCCGCGTCGAAGAGGCCGAAATGCGCATCATGCTCTCGGGCGGGGGACAGCCGCGCCGTGTGCACGTCTTTGTCTCGGCCATGTCCGCGTTCCAGCTGCGGTACGAGGTgtacgacgaggaggccctgccgagcggcgacacggtgctgcgcaccatCACCGCCCCGTCGTGCTGCCCAGCACGCGGCGGGACGAGCATCCACACGCCGTACACGAACCGCTCGGCactcgcgacgcgccgcgcgtgcgcagagcgcctcggcaccaCGTTTGTGTACGACCTcgtggatgcgctgcgccacgccttgtgcgcgcagcgccgccaggCGTCCGACACGGACCCCGTCGTGTCTGCCACAgagctcgtgctcggcgcagacggcctcgcgcctacctcgcgcgcgccggcgcaaaACACGGTCGGGATGGTGGTGTGGCACCTTGTGCTCGCTACGGAAGAGTACCCCGCGGGGCGCCCGCTGTACCTCGCTGCCAACGACATTAGCGTGCAGGCCGGCTCAGTGGggcccgccgaggccgcgctgtTTTCcgcggcagcagcgcgcgcacgcgccgaaAAAGTGCCTTTTCTCTACGTGTCGGCCAacagcggcgcacgcctcgggctcgtgcCCGACGTCCTGGACAAGTTCCGCGCCAAGCTccgcgacgatgcggcgggCGGCATCGAGTACCTctacctcgacgacgccgcgctcgcggcactCCGCCCGGGGTGCGTCCGGAcacgcgcggtgcgcgcgccggacggcaCGACGCACCACGTCCTCACGGACATTATCGGCGCCGCGGATgcgggcctcggcgtcgagtcGCTCTCGGGTagcgggcgcgccgccggcgagatgagccgcgcgcgcgaggcgatctTCACCGCGACCATCGTGACagggcgcagcgtcggcatcggcgcgtacctcgcgcgcctAAGCGGCCGCGTGATCCAGGTCGAGTCCGCGCCGATGGTCCTCACTGGCTTCCAGGCGCTGAaccagctgctcggccgccaGGTGTACGTGAGCAACAtgcagctcggcgggccGCAGGTCATGGCGCACAACGGCGTGTCGCACCTCGTCGCACGCTCGGACCTGGACGCAATGCATGCGTACGTACGCTGGTTGTCCTATGTgcccgcgcacgccggcgcgccactgccgcgcagcccgagCCTCGACCCGGTGGAGCGCACTGTGGCGTACGtcccgccggcggccgcgtaCGACCCACGCCTGCTGATCGtaggcgacgcgcacgcgcccggCCTCTTTGACCGCGGCTCGTTCCAAGAGACGCTGCCCGAGTGGGCCACGAGCGTAGtcgtcggccgtgcgcgcctcggcggcatcCCTTTCGGCGTgatcgccgccgagacacgcatgctcgagcgcgtggtgCCGGCGGACCCCGCGAACCCGCATTCGaccgagcagcgcgtcctcgAGGCTGGCCTCGTGTGGTACCCCAACTCGGCGCTCAagacggcgcaggccatCACCGACTTTCATCGCGAGGGACTCccgctgctcgtgctcgccAACTGGCGGGGCTTTAGCGGCGGCCAGCAAGACATGCGCGACGAAATGCTCACGCAGGGCAGCAAGATCGTCGACGCACTCGCGGCCTACACGCGCCCCGTGTTTGTCCACCTCCCGCCCCGTGCAGAGCTGCGCGGGGGCTCCTGGGTCGTGCTCGACTCAGCGGTGAGCGCCAGCGGGCACATGGAGATGAGCGCCGACCCCAGCGCACGGGGCGGCGTCCTAGAGGCCGCAGGCCTCGTCGAGATCAAGTTCCGCACGGAtcgccagcgcgcggtcatggagcgcctcgacgcaggctacgccgagcttgccgcacgccagcgcaccgccacggaccgcgacgcgcgtgccacggcggccgcacgcgccgcggaaCGCGAACGCGAGCTCGCCCCGCTTTATCACACAATCGCACTCGAGTATGCCGACGCCCAcgaccgcgccggccgcatGCTCGCCACAGGCGTGCtccggcgcacggtcgccTGGGagggcgcacgcgcgtaCTTTTACtggcgcgcccgccgccgcctcgccgagctccgtGCACAACAGGCGCTACTGCGCGCGGACACGGCactcgacgcggacgctgcacaggcgctcgtgTACGACGCGGCGGGGTACAAGGagagcgactcggaccAGGCCGCCGTGCACCGGCTCGATGCCGCGGACGCCGCGATCCAGACGGCCATTGCTACTGCACAGGCACGCGCCGtacgtgcggcgctcgatgcgctctcGCCGGAAGCGCGCAGGATGGCCCTTGCAGACAAGTAG